The Rhizobium sp. BG4 genome has a window encoding:
- a CDS encoding response regulator, translating to MKVLIVEDEMLLAMELENEVEMAGHQVIGTAATRDQAREAIAAQRPEFAFVDIHLQDGPTGIEVGRDLAAKNIPYVFVSGNIKKIPRDFAGALGAIEKPYTINGMKNALAYISGLIEGCVELNPPASLVLAEDVELIEAGPRI from the coding sequence TTGAAAGTACTTATTGTTGAGGACGAAATGCTGTTGGCGATGGAGCTTGAGAACGAGGTGGAGATGGCCGGCCATCAAGTGATCGGTACTGCCGCTACCCGAGACCAGGCACGGGAAGCAATCGCGGCGCAGCGGCCGGAATTCGCCTTCGTGGATATCCATCTACAAGATGGTCCCACAGGCATCGAGGTGGGGCGGGACTTAGCCGCCAAGAACATTCCCTATGTGTTTGTCAGCGGCAACATCAAGAAGATACCGAGAGATTTCGCTGGAGCACTCGGCGCGATTGAGAAGCCGTACACGATCAACGGTATGAAGAACGCGCTCGCCTACATTTCCGGGCTGATTGAAGGATGCGTTGAACTCAACCCTCCGGCGTCTCTCGTCCTGGCTGAGGACGTCGAACTTATTGAGGCAGGCCCGCGGATCTAG
- a CDS encoding PAS domain-containing protein yields the protein MTDNEQRRNAAQTAGDRLVARHVREDPFAAAFKATRMPMIVTDPNQDDNPIIFCNAAFEKLTGYSAEEVVGRNCRFLQGPNTSREAVARIRASVEAGSDIAVDILNYKKDGSEFWNALFLSPVRDDDNRIVYFFASQLDFTNVKSREADLAAARHKAEEEVAKNTERLQSALGAKTLLVHEVDHRVKNNLLTMASIVKLQARITKNQDHRQILMSVLNRVEALSTVQRKLFTLDDVSRFDIADVAREMVSDLVGAIKRPDIRLTHELHPVYVPAVKATPLALIINELVGDAVRRGLSDGGGQIHVVVKRLNGHFLIRVEDTSIPVEVDIETAEIGRILLETSARQVGAKIERRTAGHRTTVDVTMLVESPQESEN from the coding sequence ATGACTGATAACGAACAAAGAAGGAATGCTGCACAAACCGCCGGCGACCGCCTTGTCGCCAGGCACGTTCGTGAAGACCCCTTCGCCGCGGCCTTCAAGGCGACCAGGATGCCGATGATCGTTACCGATCCCAATCAGGACGACAATCCGATTATATTTTGCAATGCGGCGTTCGAGAAGTTGACCGGCTACTCTGCTGAAGAAGTCGTCGGCCGGAATTGTCGGTTCTTGCAGGGGCCCAACACCAGTCGTGAGGCCGTCGCTAGGATCCGTGCTTCTGTGGAAGCCGGCTCTGATATCGCCGTCGATATCCTGAACTATAAGAAGGATGGCAGCGAGTTCTGGAACGCTCTTTTCTTGTCTCCCGTCAGGGATGACGACAACCGAATTGTCTACTTCTTCGCATCTCAGCTGGACTTCACCAACGTCAAGAGCCGCGAGGCCGACCTCGCTGCGGCACGCCACAAAGCCGAAGAGGAGGTCGCGAAGAACACTGAACGGCTTCAATCAGCGCTGGGCGCAAAAACCTTACTCGTGCATGAGGTCGATCATCGGGTGAAGAACAACCTGCTTACGATGGCATCAATCGTAAAATTGCAGGCTCGCATAACGAAGAACCAAGACCATCGACAGATCCTCATGTCAGTGCTCAACCGCGTTGAAGCTCTCAGTACGGTCCAGCGCAAACTGTTTACGCTGGACGACGTTTCCCGCTTCGATATCGCGGACGTTGCCCGCGAAATGGTCTCGGATCTGGTCGGTGCTATCAAGCGGCCGGATATTCGCCTGACGCATGAGCTTCATCCAGTTTATGTCCCAGCGGTGAAAGCCACCCCGCTGGCGCTTATCATTAACGAACTTGTTGGGGACGCCGTACGCCGGGGGCTGAGTGATGGCGGCGGCCAGATCCACGTGGTCGTCAAGCGACTGAACGGTCATTTTCTGATCCGCGTAGAGGACACTTCAATTCCAGTGGAAGTAGATATCGAGACCGCTGAAATCGGCCGTATCCTTTTGGAGACCTCTGCAAGGCAAGTTGGGGCAAAGATCGAAAGACGGACCGCGGGTCATCGAACCACTGTTGACGTAACGATGCTCGTGGAATCGCCGCAGGAGAGTGAAAATTGA
- a CDS encoding helix-turn-helix domain-containing protein, with the protein MDDEIRLKVSLLDALANPVRFRVVSHLIGHEMSISELTGKCRTTRRNVTYAITQLHRDGFVSRRFEKQTALYSCCHPGIIRLFDVTSGIIQADRKEIDLERRRSRSSRHRCAGEVEQ; encoded by the coding sequence ATGGACGACGAAATCCGATTGAAAGTCTCTCTACTGGATGCATTGGCGAACCCGGTTCGCTTCCGTGTTGTGTCTCACCTCATCGGGCACGAAATGAGCATCAGCGAACTAACAGGGAAATGCCGTACGACCCGACGCAATGTTACCTATGCGATCACGCAACTGCATCGAGATGGCTTCGTGTCTCGACGGTTCGAAAAACAGACTGCCCTTTATTCTTGCTGTCACCCCGGCATCATCAGGCTTTTTGATGTCACCAGCGGTATCATCCAGGCTGACCGGAAGGAAATAGACCTGGAGCGAAGACGCTCCCGTAGCTCGAGACATCGATGCGCTGGAGAGGTTGAGCAATAG
- a CDS encoding adenylate/guanylate cyclase domain-containing protein: MSNTVSHLPRTRSGSWPHKRRAVLDWLMNDTSAQRFLDNLLVDMCERLVADGISVARSSLHLRIQHPQWQGARILWQTGAVEAEIDTFDYNVDTTEIFLRKPATEIYNGASEVRQHLFARTGEISKYPLFEELHREGYTDYVAWPIKHTLGKCHVVTFATKKPHGFLQHDMDYLKDLLPALALASEIRMKNAMARTLLETYVGAHAGAEILAGATTRGSGKTFKAAIMICDLRDFTALSDLWPRDDIIEILNGYFDAICDPIETRGGEILKFMGDGLLAIFPLSNPDACDDLLYAIKEGQSRMETLNGQLLETGKDALRYGIGVHVGDVMYGNIGSRKRLDFTAIGPAVNIASRLEEFTKKTKQSVLLSAEFISLANCSSEVVALGSHRLRGLETPVSIFGLIDEGYRADDT; encoded by the coding sequence ATGAGCAATACCGTTTCACACCTTCCACGCACGCGCAGTGGATCGTGGCCCCACAAGCGTCGAGCGGTCCTCGACTGGTTGATGAATGACACGAGCGCGCAGCGGTTCCTTGACAACTTGCTGGTGGACATGTGCGAGAGGCTCGTGGCTGACGGTATATCAGTCGCCAGATCGTCTCTTCACCTAAGAATTCAGCATCCGCAATGGCAGGGTGCCCGGATACTGTGGCAAACCGGTGCAGTTGAAGCCGAGATCGATACATTCGACTACAACGTCGACACCACTGAGATTTTCCTCCGCAAACCAGCCACTGAAATTTACAACGGAGCTTCGGAAGTACGGCAACATCTCTTTGCGCGTACCGGCGAGATATCCAAATACCCACTTTTTGAAGAGCTCCACCGCGAGGGATATACCGACTATGTTGCGTGGCCGATCAAACATACACTCGGAAAGTGCCACGTCGTCACCTTTGCCACCAAGAAACCGCATGGGTTCCTCCAGCACGACATGGATTACCTGAAGGACTTGTTGCCTGCGCTGGCACTGGCAAGCGAGATCCGGATGAAGAATGCCATGGCCCGCACGCTTCTCGAAACATACGTAGGCGCTCACGCAGGCGCTGAAATTCTAGCCGGTGCTACGACACGAGGCAGTGGAAAGACCTTCAAAGCCGCAATCATGATCTGCGACCTGCGAGACTTCACGGCCTTGTCAGATCTGTGGCCCCGTGACGATATAATCGAAATTCTAAACGGCTACTTCGACGCGATTTGTGACCCAATCGAGACCCGCGGTGGCGAGATATTGAAGTTTATGGGAGATGGCCTTCTGGCTATTTTCCCGCTCAGCAACCCGGACGCCTGCGACGATCTCCTCTACGCGATCAAAGAGGGGCAATCGCGAATGGAAACCCTGAACGGTCAACTTCTGGAAACCGGTAAGGACGCTCTGCGCTACGGCATTGGGGTACATGTCGGCGATGTCATGTATGGCAACATAGGGTCGCGGAAACGTCTGGATTTCACTGCGATCGGACCTGCGGTCAACATCGCATCGAGGCTGGAGGAATTCACCAAGAAGACCAAACAATCAGTGTTGCTTTCTGCGGAGTTCATATCACTAGCAAATTGCTCTTCAGAGGTTGTAGCACTGGGATCCCATCGGTTGCGCGGTCTTGAAACGCCCGTCAGCATATTCGGTTTAATTGACGAAGGGTATCGTGCCGATGACACTTGA
- a CDS encoding CGNR zinc finger domain-containing protein, whose amino-acid sequence MAKSVSTMRLSGGHPALDFVNTVDSRRGRLGPDLLTKFVDLVTFSQRVDLISGAAAATLRQAAEASPGAAAKALATGIDLRESLYRVFLEEDGGAIAPEGDANVVKAAAIVARSHQVFEQLAGGWAWTTKVETPADLVHVLSSSAADLLVSRPNRRSVKECKGDNCGWLFLDTSKGGRRIWCSEASCGVHNRVRKFRQS is encoded by the coding sequence ATGGCGAAATCAGTAAGCACCATGCGCTTGAGCGGCGGGCACCCCGCCCTGGATTTTGTCAATACAGTTGACAGCCGCCGAGGTCGGTTGGGCCCGGATCTCCTGACAAAGTTCGTCGACCTTGTCACTTTCAGTCAAAGGGTGGATCTCATTTCTGGGGCTGCGGCTGCAACTCTAAGGCAGGCGGCAGAGGCTAGCCCTGGGGCGGCTGCCAAGGCGCTGGCGACGGGAATTGATCTCCGTGAGAGCCTTTATCGTGTCTTTCTCGAAGAAGACGGGGGCGCAATTGCCCCGGAAGGTGATGCAAATGTCGTCAAAGCGGCTGCGATCGTTGCTCGAAGCCATCAAGTCTTCGAGCAACTTGCCGGCGGGTGGGCTTGGACAACGAAGGTCGAGACGCCCGCCGACCTCGTGCATGTGCTTTCGAGCTCCGCTGCCGACCTGCTAGTGTCGCGACCGAACCGACGATCGGTGAAGGAGTGCAAAGGCGACAATTGCGGTTGGTTGTTTCTCGATACATCAAAAGGCGGACGGCGGATCTGGTGCTCGGAAGCAAGCTGCGGCGTCCACAATCGCGTCAGGAAATTTAGGCAAAGTTGA
- a CDS encoding EamA family transporter, translating into MSGSNYGKFAVLCAVWGLTWIAVKFGVTSLPPMLFAALRFVAAGTVFLGIAMWQGQSIRALAVDWCGLIIASLLMITLCYGPLFWGMTKIPSGTAAVLEMSLTPVCLFVFGVALRQETWSWAPAIGLAVGSLGLYLLFVGEAQVSYDRGAWLGILAVCWAAASSALGSVLAKPLIARHGSAVVAGSTTFLGGLLLSAGAVICGENPSALALSNWTMGAFAGWLFLVIFGSLVGYRLYMQLLRDAGPSRAGMFAFVSPVIAVVVGALFAQETITVANVIGIMLMLLSAATCLCGPRSSEKATPRR; encoded by the coding sequence ATGTCAGGTTCAAACTACGGGAAATTTGCAGTCCTCTGCGCTGTCTGGGGTTTAACCTGGATCGCCGTCAAGTTCGGCGTCACGAGCTTGCCACCAATGCTTTTTGCAGCTTTGCGTTTCGTCGCTGCAGGAACTGTCTTCTTGGGGATTGCGATGTGGCAGGGTCAGTCGATACGAGCGCTGGCTGTTGATTGGTGCGGGCTAATTATAGCCAGTCTGCTGATGATCACGCTGTGCTATGGCCCACTCTTCTGGGGAATGACAAAGATACCTTCAGGCACTGCCGCGGTGCTGGAAATGTCTTTGACACCGGTTTGCCTGTTCGTTTTCGGGGTGGCTTTGCGTCAGGAAACCTGGAGCTGGGCACCAGCGATCGGTCTCGCCGTCGGATCCCTCGGACTATATCTGCTCTTCGTCGGTGAAGCACAGGTGAGCTACGATAGGGGCGCCTGGCTTGGCATCCTTGCCGTTTGCTGGGCTGCGGCTTCGTCCGCATTGGGCTCGGTGCTCGCAAAACCGCTCATTGCAAGACACGGAAGCGCAGTTGTTGCGGGCTCGACAACATTCCTCGGCGGGCTGCTGCTTTCCGCCGGGGCCGTGATCTGCGGCGAAAACCCAAGCGCATTAGCATTAAGCAACTGGACTATGGGAGCGTTCGCAGGATGGCTTTTCCTGGTGATTTTTGGTTCGCTGGTCGGTTACAGACTGTACATGCAGCTCCTGAGGGACGCCGGACCGAGCCGAGCCGGTATGTTCGCCTTTGTTTCTCCCGTCATCGCCGTCGTTGTTGGCGCCCTCTTTGCGCAGGAAACGATTACAGTCGCGAACGTCATTGGCATAATGCTCATGCTGTTGTCGGCGGCAACGTGCCTGTGCGGTCCACGATCTTCGGAGAAGGCAACTCCGCGTCGATGA
- a CDS encoding DUF2934 domain-containing protein: protein MNDKDQKRRERAYKIWEDEGRPEGADLDHWQRAEDQHEATEAEVAAEVTGENPAASAPELGKDKPSPVPPPISKPARKRR, encoded by the coding sequence ATGAACGACAAAGACCAAAAGCGACGCGAGCGGGCTTACAAGATTTGGGAAGACGAAGGAAGACCGGAAGGTGCTGATCTTGATCATTGGCAACGAGCCGAAGATCAACATGAAGCGACAGAGGCGGAAGTAGCGGCGGAGGTGACCGGTGAAAATCCAGCTGCTTCAGCCCCTGAGTTGGGCAAGGATAAGCCTTCGCCGGTCCCGCCGCCGATTTCAAAGCCGGCCAGAAAACGGCGTTGA
- the glgB gene encoding 1,4-alpha-glucan branching protein GlgB: protein MMEPSTVDTSSLAPGELLAIVEGRHGDPFAFLGPHRSQDGRITVRTFVPGALGVELVDRATGAVLAVSSLVHAGGVFLGPVQSDAGYKLRILWPNGAQETEDPYRFGPLLGDLDLHLISQGTHYQLSSALGANPVTVDGIQGVRFAVWAPNARRVSVVGDFNSWDGRRHPMRLRREAGVWEIFIPDLTVGDRYKFEILDGQGNLLAQKADPVARASEAAPSTASIVASTEPVKWRDAEWLERRAGRDILDGPISIYEVHAGSWLRDMKDGGRSLDWFELSQRLIPYVKEMGFTHVELMPIMEYPFGGSWGYQPLGLFAPTGRYGTPEDFGYFVDRCHESGIGVILDWVPAHFPSDVWGLARFDGTALYEHEDPREGYHKDWNTLIYNLGRSEVKGFLIASALEWLDRYHVDGLRVDAVASMLYRDYSRAEGEWIPNRYGGRENLEAIEFFKHLNSVVRDRHPNILMIAEESTAFPKVTASPADGGLGFDMKWNMGWMHDTLHYISDNPVYRKYHHGSMTFGMVYAYTERFVLPFSHDEVVHGKGSMLGKMPGDDWQKHANLRALYGFMWGHPGKKLIFMGCEIGQKNEWNHDASLDWDLLDDPRHRGLQRLVRDLNRVYAHFPCLQYGDLHPDGFEWAVADDAENSVLAMIRYDQTRDTACVIVSNFTPVPRQGYRIGVPLDGLWRKILNTDDTVYGGAGTDIGDVAVQFVAAHGRPMSIEADLPPLSTVMYIRDRNR from the coding sequence ATGATGGAGCCATCGACGGTCGACACATCTAGTTTGGCTCCCGGCGAACTTCTCGCAATCGTCGAGGGCCGTCATGGCGATCCCTTCGCGTTTCTGGGACCCCACCGGTCGCAAGATGGGCGAATTACAGTTCGCACGTTCGTTCCTGGCGCTCTAGGCGTCGAATTGGTCGACCGCGCAACGGGTGCTGTGCTTGCAGTGTCGTCGCTGGTGCATGCAGGCGGCGTGTTCCTCGGCCCGGTCCAAAGTGACGCAGGATATAAGCTGAGAATCCTCTGGCCAAACGGCGCCCAGGAGACGGAAGATCCCTATCGGTTCGGCCCCCTGCTTGGTGATCTCGACCTGCATTTGATTTCGCAAGGAACGCACTACCAACTTTCGTCGGCTCTCGGTGCAAATCCGGTCACCGTCGACGGCATCCAGGGTGTGCGTTTTGCGGTCTGGGCGCCAAATGCGCGCCGGGTCTCGGTGGTTGGAGATTTCAATAGCTGGGATGGTCGGCGCCACCCAATGCGCTTGCGGCGTGAGGCAGGTGTCTGGGAAATCTTCATCCCAGATCTGACGGTTGGCGACCGCTACAAATTCGAAATTTTGGACGGGCAGGGCAATCTGCTTGCTCAGAAGGCTGATCCAGTGGCCCGGGCTTCGGAAGCCGCGCCTTCCACTGCATCCATCGTTGCCTCAACCGAACCGGTGAAATGGCGGGATGCTGAATGGCTCGAACGGCGGGCTGGGAGGGACATTCTGGACGGTCCGATATCGATCTATGAAGTTCATGCCGGATCCTGGCTTCGGGACATGAAGGATGGCGGGCGTTCGCTCGATTGGTTCGAACTGTCCCAGCGGCTGATCCCCTATGTCAAGGAAATGGGGTTTACGCATGTGGAGCTTATGCCGATCATGGAATATCCTTTCGGGGGTTCATGGGGATATCAGCCACTAGGCCTTTTTGCCCCGACGGGACGGTATGGAACGCCGGAAGACTTCGGATATTTCGTCGACCGCTGCCACGAAAGCGGGATCGGCGTCATCCTTGACTGGGTGCCGGCCCATTTCCCAAGTGATGTCTGGGGTCTGGCGCGCTTCGACGGAACTGCGCTCTACGAGCATGAGGATCCAAGAGAGGGCTATCACAAGGACTGGAACACGCTGATCTACAACCTCGGGCGATCCGAAGTGAAAGGGTTCCTGATTGCAAGCGCCCTTGAATGGCTTGACAGGTACCATGTCGATGGTCTGCGGGTCGACGCCGTTGCCTCGATGCTTTACCGCGATTACAGCCGTGCCGAGGGTGAATGGATCCCGAACCGGTACGGAGGGCGAGAGAACCTAGAAGCCATAGAGTTTTTCAAGCACCTCAACAGCGTCGTTCGCGACCGCCACCCGAATATCTTAATGATCGCCGAAGAATCGACGGCCTTTCCGAAGGTCACAGCCTCGCCGGCTGACGGCGGCCTGGGGTTCGACATGAAATGGAACATGGGGTGGATGCATGACACCCTTCACTACATTTCGGACAATCCGGTCTATCGCAAGTATCACCATGGCTCGATGACCTTCGGGATGGTCTACGCTTACACTGAGCGGTTTGTCCTGCCGTTTTCCCACGATGAGGTGGTTCACGGCAAGGGATCGATGCTGGGTAAGATGCCAGGTGACGACTGGCAAAAACATGCCAATCTCAGAGCCCTGTACGGCTTCATGTGGGGCCATCCAGGGAAGAAGCTGATATTTATGGGTTGTGAGATCGGCCAGAAGAACGAATGGAATCACGACGCCTCGCTCGACTGGGATCTTCTCGACGACCCTCGTCATCGCGGTCTTCAGAGGTTGGTGAGAGACCTTAATCGCGTTTATGCTCACTTTCCATGCCTGCAATATGGCGATCTGCACCCGGACGGGTTCGAGTGGGCCGTCGCCGACGACGCTGAGAATTCCGTCCTGGCGATGATCCGCTACGATCAGACCCGCGACACCGCCTGCGTGATTGTATCCAATTTCACGCCCGTCCCGCGCCAAGGCTATCGAATTGGCGTGCCTCTCGATGGCCTTTGGCGCAAGATACTCAATACGGACGACACCGTATATGGAGGCGCGGGAACCGATATAGGCGACGTTGCTGTACAGTTCGTTGCCGCTCACGGCCGGCCAATGTCGATCGAGGCTGATCTGCCACCTTTGTCGACTGTCATGTACATTAGAGATCGAAATCGATGA
- the treS gene encoding maltose alpha-D-glucosyltransferase produces the protein MEDVSSSEGRAETADATLWYKDAIIYQLHIKSFYDANGDGIGDFEGLFEKLDHIASLGVNAIWLLPFFPSSRRDDGYDIADYGSVSPDYGTIEDFRKFVAAAHERNIRVIIELVINHTSDQHPWFQRARQSPAGSPERDFYVWSDTDQKFLETRIIFIDTEKSNWTWDPTAGAYYWHRFYSHQPDLNFDNPLVMKELLSVMRFWLETGIDGFRLDAIPYLVEREGTNNENLPETHAILKRIRAALDETHPGVMLLAEANQWPEDTREYFGDGDECHMAFHFPLMPRMYMAIAKEDRFPITDIMRQTPDIPDSCQWAIFLRNHDELTLEMVTDAERDYLWETYASDRRARINLGIRRRLAPLMERDRRRIELMNALLLSMQGTPVLYYGDEIGMGDNIYLGDRDGVRTPMQWSPDRNGGFSRANPARLVLPPVSDAQYGYEALNVESQTSDAHSLLNWTRRMLSLRGRHPAFGRGSLRFLSPDNRRILAYLREHGDEVILCVANLSRVPQAVELDLSAYEGRVPVELTGMSPFPPIGQLTYLLTLPPYGFFWFQLNAESDGPAWRTAPPEQLPDFHTVVIRRSLTELVDEPQHQRALGNDILPAYLSRRRWFGAKDQSLQSARLVSATPIPFADGIVLGELEAILPDHVETYQLPLAIEWDDTTTNILGQQLALARIRQGRRVGFLTDGFTVEPMARGLIESLKNRSTVTGRSGTIDFIGTDYLDQLDITAEMEIRWLSAEQSNSSLIVGEIAMIKLIRHVFEGVHPEVEMTRYLTEQGYEHTAPLLGEVARNDADGRRWTLAVVQGAIRNQGDAWNWMLANLRRVADEVATTEAEPDAADDELQPLLNFVAMIGQRLGELHVLLARPSEDPSFAPRRADEADVAGIERSVTGEIAYAFSKLEELADTPDSAVEKDIRSLLAQREQISKLAARLCGRAADAVLTRTHGDFHLGQILVTEGDAVIIDFEGEPARNLAERRAKTSPLRDAAGLLRSLDYLVATATLENDAVSDHHDERRRLFVNRFGKAAEELFLQKYIHALSASPDLPSDPKTIRALLDIFLLEKAAYEIAYEARNRPKWLPIPLAGFSAIVSRLDGERA, from the coding sequence ATGGAAGACGTGTCGAGCAGCGAAGGCCGGGCAGAGACAGCCGACGCCACGTTGTGGTATAAAGATGCAATCATCTACCAGTTGCACATCAAATCGTTCTATGACGCCAACGGTGACGGAATTGGGGATTTTGAAGGTCTATTCGAGAAGCTTGATCATATCGCTTCGCTTGGCGTGAACGCGATCTGGCTCCTGCCTTTCTTTCCTTCGTCACGGCGCGACGATGGTTATGACATCGCCGACTATGGGAGCGTCAGTCCCGACTACGGCACGATCGAAGACTTTCGCAAATTCGTAGCCGCCGCCCACGAACGCAATATTCGGGTTATCATCGAGCTGGTCATCAACCACACGTCCGATCAGCACCCGTGGTTTCAACGTGCGCGCCAGTCACCCGCGGGAAGCCCGGAGCGCGACTTCTACGTCTGGTCCGATACAGACCAGAAATTTCTTGAGACCCGTATCATCTTCATCGACACCGAGAAGTCCAACTGGACGTGGGATCCGACGGCTGGAGCGTACTATTGGCATCGCTTTTATTCGCATCAGCCTGATCTGAATTTCGACAACCCCTTGGTGATGAAGGAACTTCTGTCGGTGATGCGCTTCTGGCTGGAAACTGGCATTGACGGCTTCCGACTGGACGCGATCCCCTATTTGGTAGAACGCGAGGGAACAAACAACGAGAACTTGCCGGAAACGCATGCGATCCTGAAGCGCATTCGCGCCGCGCTCGATGAGACACATCCCGGCGTGATGCTGCTTGCGGAAGCCAACCAGTGGCCGGAAGATACCCGGGAATATTTTGGAGACGGGGACGAGTGCCACATGGCATTTCATTTTCCGCTGATGCCCCGGATGTACATGGCGATCGCCAAGGAGGACAGGTTTCCGATTACCGACATCATGCGTCAGACGCCGGATATTCCCGACAGCTGTCAGTGGGCGATTTTCCTGAGAAACCACGATGAGCTGACGCTTGAAATGGTGACGGATGCCGAGCGCGATTATCTTTGGGAAACATATGCGTCCGACAGGCGAGCACGCATAAATCTCGGTATCCGCCGTCGCCTGGCTCCGTTGATGGAGCGCGATCGCCGGCGTATTGAGCTGATGAACGCGCTTCTGCTGTCGATGCAGGGCACGCCGGTTCTTTACTACGGTGATGAGATCGGGATGGGCGACAACATCTACCTTGGCGATCGCGACGGCGTTCGAACCCCGATGCAGTGGTCGCCCGACCGCAATGGCGGCTTCTCAAGGGCCAATCCCGCCCGCCTGGTCCTTCCGCCCGTTTCGGACGCGCAGTATGGCTATGAAGCGCTCAACGTCGAGTCCCAAACATCAGACGCGCACTCGCTGTTAAACTGGACCCGGCGCATGCTTTCGCTGCGCGGCCGGCACCCCGCATTTGGCAGAGGGTCGCTTCGGTTTCTTTCTCCTGACAACCGGCGTATTCTGGCCTATCTCCGAGAGCACGGAGACGAGGTTATCCTGTGCGTGGCAAACCTATCGCGGGTACCTCAAGCCGTTGAATTGGACCTCTCCGCCTACGAAGGCCGCGTGCCTGTCGAGCTGACCGGCATGTCACCGTTCCCGCCAATCGGCCAGCTTACCTATCTTCTGACGTTGCCGCCCTATGGGTTTTTCTGGTTCCAGCTCAATGCTGAATCGGATGGTCCGGCGTGGCGCACGGCTCCGCCGGAACAGTTGCCCGATTTTCACACGGTCGTCATTCGCCGAAGCCTCACGGAGCTGGTTGATGAACCTCAGCATCAGAGGGCGCTCGGCAACGACATCCTTCCAGCATATCTTTCAAGACGGCGGTGGTTTGGTGCCAAGGATCAGTCTCTTCAATCGGCAAGGCTTGTTTCGGCGACGCCGATCCCATTCGCTGATGGGATAGTGCTGGGCGAGCTCGAGGCCATCCTGCCTGATCACGTTGAGACTTATCAGCTCCCGCTCGCCATCGAATGGGATGACACCACGACGAACATCCTAGGCCAGCAACTTGCCTTGGCTCGCATTCGTCAAGGACGACGTGTTGGATTTCTCACCGACGGCTTTACGGTGGAGCCAATGGCGCGGGGTTTGATCGAGAGCCTGAAGAACCGCTCGACCGTGACCGGTCGTTCCGGCACGATAGACTTCATCGGGACCGATTACTTGGACCAGCTGGATATCACCGCCGAAATGGAGATCCGATGGCTATCTGCGGAGCAGTCAAACAGTTCTCTGATCGTCGGCGAGATCGCCATGATCAAGCTTATAAGGCACGTCTTCGAGGGCGTTCATCCCGAAGTTGAAATGACGCGCTATCTTACCGAGCAGGGATATGAACACACCGCTCCACTTCTCGGCGAAGTCGCGCGTAATGACGCGGACGGGCGGCGGTGGACACTTGCCGTCGTACAAGGCGCAATCCGTAACCAGGGCGATGCGTGGAACTGGATGCTCGCCAATCTGCGTCGGGTTGCAGATGAGGTTGCAACCACCGAAGCGGAGCCTGACGCCGCTGACGACGAGCTACAGCCGCTTTTGAACTTCGTTGCTATGATCGGCCAGCGCCTGGGTGAACTTCACGTCCTGCTTGCGCGACCGAGTGAAGATCCATCTTTCGCGCCGCGGAGAGCGGATGAGGCTGACGTTGCTGGCATCGAAAGATCAGTGACCGGCGAGATCGCCTACGCCTTCTCCAAGTTGGAGGAGCTCGCGGACACGCCCGACAGCGCGGTCGAGAAGGATATTCGCAGTCTCTTGGCGCAAAGGGAGCAGATATCTAAATTGGCTGCAAGATTGTGTGGACGGGCGGCAGACGCCGTGCTGACACGCACTCATGGGGATTTTCATCTAGGTCAAATACTCGTGACGGAAGGTGACGCCGTCATCATCGACTTCGAAGGCGAACCGGCGCGCAATCTCGCGGAGCGGCGTGCAAAGACCAGCCCCTTGCGGGACGCCGCCGGTCTTTTGCGATCTCTTGACTATCTCGTTGCCACGGCGACTCTTGAAAATGATGCCGTGTCCGACCATCACGACGAGCGCAGGCGCTTGTTTGTCAACCGCTTTGGCAAAGCAGCCGAGGAACTTTTTCTTCAGAAATATATCCACGCGTTGTCTGCATCACCAGATCTGCCGAGCGATCCGAAGACCATACGTGCGCTTCTCGACATCTTCCTTTTGGAGAAGGCAGCGTACGAGATCGCCTACGAGGCACGCAATCGCCCGAAGTGGCTGCCAATTCCCCTGGCCGGCTTCAGCGCAATCGTGTCACGCCTTGACGGAGAACGGGCATGA